The following coding sequences are from one Saprospiraceae bacterium window:
- the aspS gene encoding aspartate--tRNA ligase, producing the protein MYRSHDCGELRMNHVGAEVILSGWVQSARNLGGMTFIDLRDRYGITQIVFNLEEDESLCLAARKLGREFVIMAKGIVRERSSKNPQRPTGDIELQVKEMQILNQSAVPPFTIEDESDGGDELRMKYRYLDIRRSPVKNKLLFRHQAAFETRNYLNDQRFVEIETPYLIKSTPEGARDFVVPSRMNQGQFYALPQSPQTFKQLLMVAGMDRYFQIVRCFRDEDLRADRQPEFTQIDCEMAFVHQEDVLETFEGLIKHLFNKILEIDLPKFERMSYEDAMHNYGSDKPDLRFDMPIQHLERELKGAGFPVFDEAEAICGLACQATADFFSNKEISDLTEWVKRPQIGAKGLAYVRFNNDGSVKTSLGKFYSDERLKDLAKSWKLGSGDVLFILAGPKEKTLKQAGELRLELGRKLKLIKAGEFKAFWVVDFPLLEWDEESNRFYAMHHPFTSPLPKDIEKLRSDDREVLSSIRAAAYDMVINGTEIGGGSVRIHNRALQAQNFQLLGFSPAEAEKQFGFLLGAFEYGAPPHAGIAFGFDRLCAVMQGQTNIRDYIAFPKNNQGRDTMIDSPSELDVHQLKELGINLIESIE; encoded by the coding sequence ATGTATCGGAGTCATGATTGTGGAGAATTAAGAATGAACCATGTAGGGGCGGAAGTTATTTTGAGCGGTTGGGTTCAAAGTGCCAGAAACTTGGGAGGTATGACTTTTATAGATTTGAGGGATCGGTATGGCATAACGCAGATTGTTTTTAATTTGGAAGAAGACGAGAGCCTTTGTTTGGCAGCGAGAAAACTGGGTAGAGAGTTTGTGATAATGGCTAAAGGCATTGTCCGAGAGCGAAGCAGCAAAAACCCTCAGAGGCCAACGGGAGATATAGAACTTCAGGTCAAAGAGATGCAGATATTAAATCAATCTGCCGTCCCGCCGTTCACTATTGAAGATGAGTCTGATGGCGGGGATGAGTTGCGTATGAAATATCGGTATCTTGACATAAGACGATCTCCGGTAAAAAACAAATTGCTGTTTCGTCATCAGGCAGCATTCGAAACGCGAAATTATTTGAATGATCAGCGTTTTGTAGAAATAGAAACACCATATCTTATCAAATCCACACCAGAGGGTGCAAGAGACTTCGTAGTACCCAGCAGGATGAATCAAGGACAGTTTTATGCACTGCCCCAGTCCCCACAAACATTCAAGCAGCTCTTGATGGTTGCAGGAATGGATCGATATTTTCAGATAGTACGCTGCTTCAGAGATGAGGACCTCAGAGCAGACAGACAGCCGGAATTTACACAAATAGACTGCGAGATGGCCTTTGTGCATCAAGAAGATGTATTAGAAACATTTGAAGGCTTGATCAAGCATTTATTCAATAAAATATTGGAGATAGATTTACCAAAATTTGAACGAATGAGCTATGAAGATGCTATGCACAATTATGGTTCTGACAAACCGGATCTGCGATTTGACATGCCAATACAACATCTGGAGAGAGAGCTGAAAGGAGCAGGATTTCCGGTGTTTGATGAGGCAGAAGCAATTTGTGGACTTGCATGTCAAGCTACTGCAGACTTTTTCAGCAACAAAGAGATCAGTGATCTGACAGAGTGGGTAAAAAGGCCGCAAATAGGTGCGAAAGGACTGGCATATGTGCGTTTTAATAACGATGGCAGTGTCAAAACCAGCCTGGGAAAATTCTATAGTGATGAACGACTTAAAGACTTGGCAAAAAGCTGGAAGTTGGGATCAGGGGATGTGCTTTTTATTTTGGCAGGACCAAAGGAAAAAACACTGAAACAAGCCGGAGAACTGAGACTCGAATTGGGGCGTAAGCTCAAACTTATAAAAGCTGGAGAATTCAAGGCATTTTGGGTTGTTGATTTTCCATTGTTAGAATGGGATGAGGAGAGTAATCGTTTTTATGCAATGCACCACCCTTTTACGTCGCCGTTACCAAAGGATATAGAAAAGTTGAGATCCGATGATAGGGAAGTTCTGAGCTCAATTCGAGCAGCAGCATACGATATGGTAATCAACGGTACCGAGATAGGTGGAGGGTCGGTTCGAATACATAACAGAGCTTTACAAGCTCAGAATTTCCAATTGCTCGGATTTTCTCCTGCAGAAGCGGAAAAGCAGTTTGGATTTTTGCTAGGGGCCTTTGAGTATGGGGCTCCACCGCATGCTGGGATAGCTTTTGGATTTGATCGTCTGTGCGCAGTTATGCAAGGCCAAACAAACATCAGAGATTACATCGCTTTTCCAAAAAACAATCAAGGAAGAGACACGATGATTGATTCTCCTTCAGAACTGGATGTGCATCAACTCAAAGAGCTTGGCATAAACCTAATAGAATCGATAGAATAA